One genomic window of Staphylococcus hsinchuensis includes the following:
- a CDS encoding helix-turn-helix transcriptional regulator: protein MLYKKLKSAREESGLTQSEVAKKLYVTRQTVSRWEQGKTLPNIYVIQKLSNLYCLSLDELVENTVFEKEEVKNMKKINFFALFGALVFNIFLFSLVILFLSGILILSYGISLIMIFSPLIFVVFVLTGIQDFNVFQLILTIFFIGIGLFSIPLLKKSLLRHLILLKAI from the coding sequence ATGTTGTATAAAAAATTAAAATCGGCACGAGAAGAAAGTGGATTAACTCAATCAGAAGTAGCTAAAAAATTATATGTAACTAGGCAAACTGTTTCTCGGTGGGAACAAGGTAAAACATTACCTAATATTTATGTTATTCAAAAATTGAGTAATCTTTATTGTCTATCCTTAGATGAATTAGTAGAAAATACCGTGTTTGAAAAAGAAGAGGTGAAAAATATGAAAAAAATAAATTTCTTTGCATTATTTGGAGCATTAGTTTTTAATATTTTTCTATTTTCCTTAGTTATTTTGTTTTTAAGTGGAATATTAATACTTTCATATGGAATTTCATTAATAATGATTTTTAGTCCTTTAATTTTTGTTGTTTTTGTCTTAACAGGTATACAAGATTTTAATGTATTTCAATTAATTTTGACTATATTTTTCATAGGTATTGGTTTATTTTCTATTCCTTTACTAAAAAAATCACTTTTACGTCACTTGATTTTATTAAAGGCTATTTAA
- a CDS encoding tRNA dihydrouridine synthase, whose amino-acid sequence MKENFWRELPRPFFILAPMEDVTNIVFRHVVSEAGRPDVFFTEFTNTESFCHPEGIHSVRGRLTFSEDEQPMVAHIWGDKPEHFREMSIGMAEMGFKGIDLNMGCPVANVASKGKGSGLILRPETAAEIIQAAKAGGLPVSVKTRLGYYEIDEWRDWLKHVFEQDIANLSIHLRTRKEMSKVDAHWELIEAIKELRDQIAPDTLLTINGDIPDRQTGLELAEKYGVDGIMIGRGIFHNPFAFEKEPREHTSKELLGLLRLHLALFNKYSKDEPRLYKPLRRFFKIYVRGIRGASELRHQLMQTNTTDEAVALLDEFEAQMDEQES is encoded by the coding sequence ATGAAGGAAAATTTTTGGCGTGAATTACCACGTCCATTTTTCATTTTGGCACCTATGGAAGACGTTACGAATATCGTCTTTCGTCACGTTGTGAGTGAAGCAGGTAGACCAGATGTGTTTTTCACTGAATTTACAAATACTGAGAGTTTCTGCCATCCTGAAGGTATTCATAGTGTACGCGGACGTCTAACGTTCAGTGAGGATGAACAGCCTATGGTGGCTCATATATGGGGAGACAAGCCAGAGCATTTTAGAGAAATGAGTATCGGCATGGCAGAGATGGGCTTTAAAGGTATTGATTTAAATATGGGTTGCCCAGTAGCTAATGTCGCAAGCAAAGGTAAAGGTTCTGGCCTGATTCTGCGACCTGAAACTGCAGCTGAAATCATTCAAGCTGCTAAAGCGGGAGGTCTACCGGTCAGTGTTAAAACACGTCTAGGTTATTATGAAATAGATGAGTGGAGAGATTGGCTGAAACACGTCTTCGAACAAGACATTGCAAACTTATCAATCCATCTCCGTACTAGAAAAGAGATGAGTAAAGTCGATGCACACTGGGAATTAATTGAAGCGATCAAAGAACTGCGTGACCAAATCGCACCAGATACGCTATTAACTATTAACGGTGATATCCCAGATAGACAAACAGGTCTTGAACTTGCTGAAAAATATGGCGTCGACGGTATCATGATTGGCAGAGGCATTTTTCATAATCCTTTTGCATTTGAAAAAGAACCTCGCGAACATACAAGTAAAGAACTATTAGGTTTATTGAGATTACATCTAGCATTATTCAACAAATATTCAAAAGATGAACCTCGCCTATACAAACCATTACGCAGATTCTTTAAAATCTATGTCCGTGGCATCAGAGGGGCTAGCGAACTACGACATCAACTGATGCAAACAAACACAACTGACGAAGCAGTCGCATTACTCGATGAATTTGAAGCCCAAATGGACGAACAAGAATCGTAA